In Peromyscus eremicus chromosome 15, PerEre_H2_v1, whole genome shotgun sequence, a genomic segment contains:
- the Fcrl6 gene encoding LOW QUALITY PROTEIN: Fc receptor-like protein 6 (The sequence of the model RefSeq protein was modified relative to this genomic sequence to represent the inferred CDS: inserted 1 base in 1 codon), which produces MVKKERETNFQEGRPLVLKCQTKMHPQKSALQLFYSFYKDSHVIQDRSHLPVLYISEVEDCGFXQCMAAAKDGLIQKQSQQLESQVQVPVSHPVLTLRHEATNPAVGDVVEFPCEAQRGSLPVFYSFYCDGEILGESLASTDSVSSLLSPVKSEWSTRNYFCEAKNSVSRERSESGMFPWFSSLVHLNWLVAWLPASLLGGTVLATVFLIHFFRPCKKDG; this is translated from the exons ATGGTCAAGAAAGAACGAGAGACAa ACTTCCAAGAGGGGAGACCGCTGGTCCTGAAGTGTCAGACAAAGATGCACCCTCAGAAGTCAGCCTTGCAGCTCTTTTACTCTTTCTATAAGGACAGTCATGTCATTCAGGACAGGAGTCACCTCCCAGTACTCTACATCTCAGAAGTCGAAGACTGTGGTT GCCAGTGTATGGCGGCTGCTAAAGATGGCCTAATCCAGAAACAAAGTCAACAGCTGGAGAGCCAAGTACAGG TGCCTGTATCCCATCCTGTGCTTACTCTGCGACATGAAGCCACTAACCCTGCTGTAGGAGACGTGGTGGAGTTTCCCTGTGAGGCCCAGAGGGGCTCCCTTCCAGTCTTTTACTCATTCTACTGTGATGGAGAGATCCTAGGGGAATCCCTGGCTTCCACTGACAGTgtttcctccctcctcagcccaGTGAAGTCAGAGTGGAGTACTCGGAACTATTTCTGTGAAGCTAAAAACAGTGTCTCCAGAGAGAGGAGTGAGTCCGGGATGTTCCCCTG GTTCTCAAGTCTTGTCCACCTCAACTGGTTAGTGGCCTGGCTACCTGCAAGCCTGCTTGGTGGGACGGTCCTTGCCACTGTGTTTCTAATTCACTTCTTCAGGCCCTGTAAAAAAGATGGTTAA